From one Doryrhamphus excisus isolate RoL2022-K1 chromosome 9, RoL_Dexc_1.0, whole genome shotgun sequence genomic stretch:
- the LOC131135675 gene encoding oocyte zinc finger protein XlCOF6-like isoform X1 gives MTQKCCVVKCQHRPHEQSGNKKDGVRCFSFPTWKQSQGAVICELTKRRRMAWIAAVRRPNITFNTITQDLVVCSRHFHTGRPANEMDESHPDWAPSLHLGHTEVEAGDNQRLHITLDQEDKRIRQQLEAQVSVHIEDIQQLIGCQDERPHQPQSGSSTLELQPIKEEEEVLSVTQEEEHLPGLEEADLTRLPLTGVSVETDDHEDKPPESSQLHHSPSEEMREKELQPPFVKEEEEPHLTHIKEEAAESQLSYIKEEELWITQEGEHLLGPEEADLTRLPLTGVSVKTEDHEDKPPESSQLHHSPSEEMREAEPSCSSSLQHMTTEADGDHCGGSQADNLLAPLSDSDDTTSHCPQDEDSDYYQEPLSSDTDCEADMTTHTGNKHSESSKKKTGKRFNCSLCHKRFSLKGNLAQHMRTHTGEKPFCCSDCGKRFTQKTAMQSHLRTHTGEKPFCCSDCGKCFTQKTAMQSHIRTHTGEKPFSCSHCGKAFTVKTNMQTHMRTHTGEKPFTCSDCGKRFTFKTTMQRHMRTHTGEKPFCCSDCGKRFGRNTTMQRHMITHTGEKPFSCSDCGKCFTLKTAMQTHMTTHTGEKPFSCSDCGKGFSLKTTMQRHMRTHTGEKPFCCSDCGKRFTLKTTLQRHMRTHTGEKPFCCSECGQSFTQKTTMQAHMKTHTGEKPYSCSVCGKRFPHKTNMRTHMKVHSGEKAFSCSDCGQRFTLKTSMQRHMRTHTGEKPFHCSECGKHFTRKSTMQSHLRTHTGKKVFSCSNCGDTFSGKSALKRHMQSH, from the exons ATGACGCAAAAGTGTTGCGTCGTGAAGTGCCAGCATCGTCCACACGAACAATCGGGGAATAAAAAGGATGGGGTGAGATGTTTCTCCTTTCCAACGTGGAAGCAAAGCCAAGGAGCTGTGATCTGTGAGCTAACAAAGAGACGCCGAATGGCCTGGATAGCAGCCGTGAGACGACCAAACATCACTTTCAACACCATCACCCAAGACTTGGTGGTGTGTTCACGGCATTTTCACACTG gGAGACCAGCTAATGAAATGGATGAAAGCCATCCAGACTGGGCACCCTCATTACATCTCGGACACACGGAGGTGGAAGCTGGAGATAACCAGAGACTACACATAACATTGGACCAGGAGGACAAGCGGATACGACAACAATTGGAAGCTCAAGTTTCGGTACACATTGAAG ACATCCAGCAGCTGATTGGTTGTCAAGATGAACGCCCCCATCAGCCACAGAGTGGGAGCTCCACTTTGGAGCTACAGCcaattaaagaggaagaggaagtacTCTCCGTCACTCAGGAGGAAGAGCATCTTCCGGGGTTagaggaggctgatctcaccagGTTGCCACTTACTGGTGTCTCTGTGGAGACAGAcgaccatgaagacaaaccacctgagtcctcacagcttcatcataGTCCAAGTGAGGAGATGAGGGAGAAGGAGCTACAGCCCCCTTTTgttaaagaggaggaggagccacatctgacccacattaaagaggaagcgGCAGAGTCACAGCTCTCTTATATTAAAGAGGAAGAACTCTGGATCactcaggagggagagcatcttctagggccagaggaggctgatctcaccaggttgccactgactggtgtctctgtgaagaccgaagaccatgaagacaaaccacctgagtcctcacagcttcatcatagtccaagtgaggagatgagagaggcggagccttcatgcagcagctcactgcaacacatgacaacagaagctgatggagaccactgtggaggatcacaagcagacaacctcttagctccactgtCAGATAGTGACGACACAACGTCACACTGTCCTCAAGATGAAGACAGCGACTACTACCAAGAACCTTTGAGCAGCGATACAGACTGTGAAGCTGATATGACGACTCACACTGGCAACAAACACTCTGAAAGCTCGAAAAAGAAGACCGGTAAACGTTTTAACTGCTCACTTTGTCATAAAAGATTTTCTCTTAAGGGTAATTTAGCtcaacacatgagaacacacacaggagaaaaacccttttgttgctcagactgtggtaaacGCTTCACTCAAAAGACAGCCATGCAATCACacttgagaacacacacaggagaaaaaccattCTGTTGTTCAGACTGCGGTAAATGCTTCACTCAGAAGACAGCCATGCAATCACATatcagaacacacacaggagaaaaacctttcagttgctcacACTGTGGTAAAGCCTTCACCGTgaagacaaacatgcaaacacacatgagaacacacacaggtgaAAAACCTTTTActtgctcagactgtggtaaacGCTTCACCTTTAAGACAACCATGcaaagacacatgagaacacatacaggagaaaaacctttttgttgctcagactgtggtaaacGCTTTGGTCGGAACACAACAATGCAAAGACACATGataacgcacacaggagaaaaacctttcagttgctcagactgtggtaaatGCTTCACTCTAAAGACAGCCATGCAAAcacacatgacaacacacacaggagaaaaacctttcagttgctcagaTTGTGGTAAAGGCTTCAGCTTAAAGACAACCATGCAAaggcacatgagaacgcacacaggagaaaaacctttttgtTGCTCAGACTGCGGTAAACGCTTCACCTTAAAGACAACCCTGCAAAGGCACATGAGgacacacacgggagaaaaacctttttgtTGCTCAGAATGTGGTCAAAGCTTCACTCAAAAGACAACCATGCAAGCACACATGAAaacgcacactggagaaaaaccttatAGTTGCTCAGTCTGTGGCAAACGTTTCCCTCACAAGACAAACATGCGAACACACATGAAAGTACACTCAGGAGAAAAAgcttttagttgctcagactgCGGTCAACGCTTCACCTTAAAGACATCCATGcaaagacacatgagaacacacacaggagaaaaaccttttcatTGCTCAGAATGTGGTAAACATTTCACTCGAAAGTCAACCATGCAATCCCacctgagaacacacacaggaaaaaaagtgtttagtTGCTCAAATTGTGGTGACACGTTCTCTGGGAAGTCTGCGTTGAAAAGACACATGCAGAGTCACTGA
- the LOC131135675 gene encoding gastrula zinc finger protein XlCGF57.1-like isoform X2 has translation MRHLAADWSSRRMSPQPQGGSSTLEQVEQQPIKDEELEPQPTHIKEEEEEPQPPNVKDEELCITREGEHLLGPEEADLTRLPLTGVSVKTEDHEDKPPESSQLHHSPSEEMREAEPSCSSSLQHMTTEADGDHCGGSQADNLLAPLSDSDDTTSHSPEDEDGDYNQESLSSDTDWEGDMTTHTGNKHSESSKKKTEKPFNCSVCHKRFSRWSELARHIRIHTGEKPFSCSDCGRRFALKTTMQTHMRTHTGEKPFSCSDCGKHFTLKTTMQTHMRTHTGEKPHSCSNCGKRFARKTTMQRHIRTHTGEKPFRCSECGKCFTQKTAMQTHMRTHTGEKPFICSYCGKRFTLKTTMQSHMRIHTGEKPFRCSYCGKCFTQKTTIQSHMRTHTGEKPFSCSDCGKGFNLKSNMQTHMRTHTGEKPFSCSDCGKRFTRKPSMQSHMRAHKEEKAFPCSNCGDTFSGTSALKRHMQSH, from the exons ATGAG acatcTAGCAGCTGATTGGTCGTCAAGAAGAATGTCCCCTCAACCACAGGGTGGGAGCTCCACTTTGGAGCAGGTGGAGCAACAACCTATTAAAGATGAAGAATTGGAGCCACAGCCcacccacattaaagaggaagaggaggagccacagcccccaAATGTTAAAGACGAAGAACTCTGCATCACTCGggagggagagcatcttctagggccagaggaggctgatctcaccagGTTGCCGCTGACTGGTGTCTCCgtgaagaccgaagaccatgaagacaaaccacctgagtcctcacagcttcatcatagtccaagtgaggagatgagagaggcggagccttcatgcagcagctcactgcaacacatgacaacagaagctgatggagaccactgtggaggatcacaagcagacaacctcttagctccactgtcagatagtgacgacacgacgtcacactctcctgaagaTGAAGACGGCGACTACAACCAAGAATCTCTGAGCAGCGATACAGACTGGGAAGGTGATATGACGACTCACACTGGCAACAAACACTCTGAAAGCTCTAAAAAGAAGACAGAGAAACCTTTTAACTGCTCAGTTTGTCATAAAAGATTTTCTCGTTGGAGTGAGTTGGCTCGACACATAAGAatacacaccggagaaaaaccttttagttgctcagactgCGGTAGACGCTTCGCCTTAAAGACAACCATGCaaacacacatgagaacgcatacaggagaaaaacctttcagttgctcagactgtggtaaacATTTCACCCTAAAGACAACCATGCaaacacacatgagaacacacacaggagaaaaacctcaTAGTTGCTCAAACTGTGGCAAACGCTTTGCTCGAAAGACAACCATGCAAAGACACattagaacacacacaggagaaaaacctttccgTTGCTCAGAGTGTGGTAAATGCTTCACTCAAAAGACAGCCATGCAAACACACATGAGAacccacacaggagaaaaacctttcatttGCTCCTACTGTGGTAAACGCTTCACCTTAAAGACAACCATGCAATCacacatgagaatacacacaggagaaaaacctttccgTTGCTCATACTGCGGTAAATGCTTCACTCAAAAGACAACCATTcaatcacacatgagaacacacacaggagaaaaaccttttagttgctcagactgCGGTAAAGGCTTCAACTTAAAGTCAAACATGCAAacgcacatgagaacacacacaggagaaaaaccttttagttgctcagactgtggtaaacGTTTCACTCGGAAGCCAAGCATGCAATCACACATGAGAgcacacaaagaagaaaaagcgTTTCCTTGCTCAAATTGTGGTGACACGTTTTCAGGGACGTCTGCGTTGAAAAGACACATGCAGAGTCACTGA